The Trueperaceae bacterium DNA segment CGGGGCTCTCCTGCGCAAGTGGAAGCTCGACGAGTTGCCGCAGCTGATCAACGTGTTGCGCGGCGAGATGTCGCTCGTAGGCCCACGCCCCGAGGTGCCCCGCTACGTCGCGCTCTACGACGAGGAGCAGCGGAGGGTCCTCGAGGTGCGACCGGGGCTGACCGACCCGGCTTCGCTCGAGTTCCGCGACGAGAACGAACTGCTCGCCGCCAGCAACGACCCCGAAGCTCTCTACCTGGAGCGGCTGATGCCTCGCAAGCTCGAGCTCAACCGGCGCTACATCGAAGAGCGGTCGCTCCTGCTCGACCTGAGGATAATCGCGGCGACCGCCGCCAAGGTCCTCTTCCCGCGCAGCGACGTCACGCTGCTCCTCGGCCCCCGAGACTCGACCGGGCGTTCGCGGGAGAGCCTCGGACCGAACTGAGGCGACGAGCCCAGAAGCCGGCCGTGCAGCCGAGCCGCTGCTGATCCAGGCCTTCGCTGCCGCTGCGAGCATTCGATTTTTCACAACTGGGGCCTCTCTCACGAACGCCGGCCCCCGATCGAGTGGCCGATTCTCGTCCAGGTGCCGGCAAATCGCTGTTTGTTGGCTTTCTCACGCCAGAAATCCCTAATCGTTCTAAAGATCGCCAGTTCTAGATTCCTATGCATCGGAGGGGAACTGAAGGCCCCTTCCGTCGGAGGGGAACGAAACGATCCCTTCGGAGGCTATGAAGTCCGGCTCTCATTTGGGCGCCTGAGTCGGACCGAGCCAGTGGCGCAACCGGCCGAGGGAGTCGCTTCCACCCCGTCTCCTTGATCTCTCCCTCGAAATCGAACCGAGTTCTGCCCCGGGCATCGCTATGCCCTGGAGCGGAGAGATGAAGGAGCCCCCGAGTGTCGACGTCTGTTTGGCAAGACCCGGCGAACCAACGAGAGTCCGTCTCGAAGAAGAATCACCTGCGGCGCCTGAGCGCCACGCTGCTGGCTGGAGTCGTAGCCCTGCTGCTGGCCGCCTGCGGCAGCACGCCGATGGGCATCCAGCCCACCGAGGCCGGCAACTTCGTACTGCGTTACACCCCGGCCGACGCGCGAGTGGTCGTCACCGAAGAAGGCTTCGAGTCGTCCAGCATCAGCACTCTGAGCGTGACCGCCCAAGCGAACGAGGGAGTCAAGCGGTACCAGCTGGCCCCGGGCAGCTACCGCGTGACGGTCAGCAGGTCCGGCTACCTGACCTTCGAGGACCAGTTCGAGATCGCCGAGGGGGAAGCCGAAGGCCAGGGCGCCGAGCTCAACCTGCAGGTCGAGCTTGAGGTGGACCCCAACCCACCCAGCGACCCCGGTTCCGTGATCGCTCCCTCCAGCCTCTCGCTGCGTGGTGACCCCAACTTCTCGCCCAGCTCGCTCACCCCCGAACAGCGCCTCTGGTACG contains these protein-coding regions:
- a CDS encoding sugar transferase, producing MSKRILDLAIALPALLLLAPLLLLVALLVRLDSPGPALFRQERVGKGGRTFSILKFRTMRHETDGRSTRQITPASDPRITRLGALLRKWKLDELPQLINVLRGEMSLVGPRPEVPRYVALYDEEQRRVLEVRPGLTDPASLEFRDENELLAASNDPEALYLERLMPRKLELNRRYIEERSLLLDLRIIAATAAKVLFPRSDVTLLLGPRDSTGRSRESLGPN